One genomic window of Salvia miltiorrhiza cultivar Shanhuang (shh) chromosome 4, IMPLAD_Smil_shh, whole genome shotgun sequence includes the following:
- the LOC131023722 gene encoding probable WRKY transcription factor 12 isoform X2: MEGERGLAPIYDDHHHLQISFSAPPHHQDQEMGFVQFEDHNPVLSFLVAPPQMAAKATTATNNNCSLGFNHAELAVNRPSWNNDQVEVVDPKVVNDENCSGNANDGGNSWWRSCSSDKNKVKIRRKLREPRFCFQTRSDVDVLDDGYKWRKYGQKVVKNSLHPSYYRCTHNNCRVKKRVERLSEDCRMVITTYEGRHNHSPSDDSNSSDCYNSF, from the exons ATGGAAGGGGAAAGAGGGTTGGCTCCCATTTATGATGATCATCATCATCTGCAGATTTCCTTCAGCGCTCCTCCTCATCATCAAGACCAAGAAATGGGGTTTGTGCAGTTCGAAGATCATAATCCGGTGTTGAGCTTTCTGGTGGCGCCGCCGCAGATGGCCGCCAAGGCAACCACCGCCACCAATAATAATTGTTCCTTAGGGTTCAATCATGCTGAGCTTGCAGTGAATAGACCCTCATGGAATAACGACCAGGTAGAG GTGGTGGATCCTAAGGTCGTGAATGATGAAAATTGCAGTGGTAACGCCAACGACGGTGGCAATTCATG GTGGAGGAGTTGTTCCTCAGACAAGAACAAAGTGAAGATAAGAAGAAAGCTGAGAGAGCCAAGGTTTTGTTTTCAGACAAGGAGCGATGTCGACGTTCTTGATGATGGCTACAAATGGAGGAAATATGGACAGAAAGTTGTCAAGAACAGCCTTCATCCAAG CTACTACAGATGCACACACAACAATTGTAGAGTGAAGAAGAGAGTAGAGCGGCTGTCGGAAGATTGCAGGATGGTGATTACTACCTATGAAGGCCGACACAACCATTCTCCCTCTGATGATTCCAACTCCTCCGACTGTTATAACTCTTTTTag
- the LOC131023722 gene encoding probable WRKY transcription factor 12 isoform X1 gives MEGERGLAPIYDDHHHLQISFSAPPHHQDQEMGFVQFEDHNPVLSFLVAPPQMAAKATTATNNNCSLGFNHAELAVNRPSWNNDQVEVVDPKVVNDENCSGNANDGGNSWWRSCSSDKNKVKIRRKLREPRFCFQTRSDVDVLDDGYKWRKYGQKVVKNSLHPRSYYRCTHNNCRVKKRVERLSEDCRMVITTYEGRHNHSPSDDSNSSDCYNSF, from the exons ATGGAAGGGGAAAGAGGGTTGGCTCCCATTTATGATGATCATCATCATCTGCAGATTTCCTTCAGCGCTCCTCCTCATCATCAAGACCAAGAAATGGGGTTTGTGCAGTTCGAAGATCATAATCCGGTGTTGAGCTTTCTGGTGGCGCCGCCGCAGATGGCCGCCAAGGCAACCACCGCCACCAATAATAATTGTTCCTTAGGGTTCAATCATGCTGAGCTTGCAGTGAATAGACCCTCATGGAATAACGACCAGGTAGAG GTGGTGGATCCTAAGGTCGTGAATGATGAAAATTGCAGTGGTAACGCCAACGACGGTGGCAATTCATG GTGGAGGAGTTGTTCCTCAGACAAGAACAAAGTGAAGATAAGAAGAAAGCTGAGAGAGCCAAGGTTTTGTTTTCAGACAAGGAGCGATGTCGACGTTCTTGATGATGGCTACAAATGGAGGAAATATGGACAGAAAGTTGTCAAGAACAGCCTTCATCCAAG AAGCTACTACAGATGCACACACAACAATTGTAGAGTGAAGAAGAGAGTAGAGCGGCTGTCGGAAGATTGCAGGATGGTGATTACTACCTATGAAGGCCGACACAACCATTCTCCCTCTGATGATTCCAACTCCTCCGACTGTTATAACTCTTTTTag
- the LOC131023722 gene encoding probable WRKY transcription factor 12 isoform X4, giving the protein MEGERGLAPIYDDHHHLQISFSAPPHHQDQEMGFVQFEDHNPVLSFLVAPPQMAAKATTATNNNCSLGFNHAELAVNRPSWNNDQVVDPKVVNDENCSGNANDGGNSWWRSCSSDKNKVKIRRKLREPRFCFQTRSDVDVLDDGYKWRKYGQKVVKNSLHPSYYRCTHNNCRVKKRVERLSEDCRMVITTYEGRHNHSPSDDSNSSDCYNSF; this is encoded by the exons ATGGAAGGGGAAAGAGGGTTGGCTCCCATTTATGATGATCATCATCATCTGCAGATTTCCTTCAGCGCTCCTCCTCATCATCAAGACCAAGAAATGGGGTTTGTGCAGTTCGAAGATCATAATCCGGTGTTGAGCTTTCTGGTGGCGCCGCCGCAGATGGCCGCCAAGGCAACCACCGCCACCAATAATAATTGTTCCTTAGGGTTCAATCATGCTGAGCTTGCAGTGAATAGACCCTCATGGAATAACGACCAG GTGGTGGATCCTAAGGTCGTGAATGATGAAAATTGCAGTGGTAACGCCAACGACGGTGGCAATTCATG GTGGAGGAGTTGTTCCTCAGACAAGAACAAAGTGAAGATAAGAAGAAAGCTGAGAGAGCCAAGGTTTTGTTTTCAGACAAGGAGCGATGTCGACGTTCTTGATGATGGCTACAAATGGAGGAAATATGGACAGAAAGTTGTCAAGAACAGCCTTCATCCAAG CTACTACAGATGCACACACAACAATTGTAGAGTGAAGAAGAGAGTAGAGCGGCTGTCGGAAGATTGCAGGATGGTGATTACTACCTATGAAGGCCGACACAACCATTCTCCCTCTGATGATTCCAACTCCTCCGACTGTTATAACTCTTTTTag
- the LOC131023722 gene encoding probable WRKY transcription factor 12 isoform X3 has product MEGERGLAPIYDDHHHLQISFSAPPHHQDQEMGFVQFEDHNPVLSFLVAPPQMAAKATTATNNNCSLGFNHAELAVNRPSWNNDQVVDPKVVNDENCSGNANDGGNSWWRSCSSDKNKVKIRRKLREPRFCFQTRSDVDVLDDGYKWRKYGQKVVKNSLHPRSYYRCTHNNCRVKKRVERLSEDCRMVITTYEGRHNHSPSDDSNSSDCYNSF; this is encoded by the exons ATGGAAGGGGAAAGAGGGTTGGCTCCCATTTATGATGATCATCATCATCTGCAGATTTCCTTCAGCGCTCCTCCTCATCATCAAGACCAAGAAATGGGGTTTGTGCAGTTCGAAGATCATAATCCGGTGTTGAGCTTTCTGGTGGCGCCGCCGCAGATGGCCGCCAAGGCAACCACCGCCACCAATAATAATTGTTCCTTAGGGTTCAATCATGCTGAGCTTGCAGTGAATAGACCCTCATGGAATAACGACCAG GTGGTGGATCCTAAGGTCGTGAATGATGAAAATTGCAGTGGTAACGCCAACGACGGTGGCAATTCATG GTGGAGGAGTTGTTCCTCAGACAAGAACAAAGTGAAGATAAGAAGAAAGCTGAGAGAGCCAAGGTTTTGTTTTCAGACAAGGAGCGATGTCGACGTTCTTGATGATGGCTACAAATGGAGGAAATATGGACAGAAAGTTGTCAAGAACAGCCTTCATCCAAG AAGCTACTACAGATGCACACACAACAATTGTAGAGTGAAGAAGAGAGTAGAGCGGCTGTCGGAAGATTGCAGGATGGTGATTACTACCTATGAAGGCCGACACAACCATTCTCCCTCTGATGATTCCAACTCCTCCGACTGTTATAACTCTTTTTag